In Dromaius novaehollandiae isolate bDroNov1 chromosome 3, bDroNov1.hap1, whole genome shotgun sequence, the following are encoded in one genomic region:
- the SOD2 gene encoding superoxide dismutase [Mn], mitochondrial isoform X2 yields the protein MLCRLASAGRSSAKLVAPLGCLVSRQKHTLPDLPYDYGALEPHINAEIMQLHHNKHHATYVNNLNVAEEKYKEALAKGELMEAIKRDFGSFANFKEKLTAVSVGVQGSGWGWLGYNKEQGRLQIAACANQDPLQGTTGLIPLLGIDVWEHAYYLQYKNVRPDYLKAIWNVINWENVSSRYVSCKK from the exons ATGTTGTGCCGCCTCGCGTCGGCGGGCAG aagCAGTGCTAAGTTGGTAGCGCCATTGGGATGCTTGGTCTCCAGACAAAAGCACACTCTCCCAGACTTGCCATATGACTATGGGGCTCTTGAACCTCATATTAACGCAGAAATCATGCAGTTGCACCATAACAAACATCATGCTACTTACGTTAACAACCTGAATGTTGCAGAGGAGAAGTACAAAGAGGCACTCGCAAAAG gagaattGATGGAAGCCATCAAGCGTGACTTTGGTTCCTTTGCGAACTTCAAGGAGAAGCTGACAGCTGTATCAGTTGGCGTCCAGGGATCAGGCTGGGGGTGGCTTGGGTATAACAAAGAGCAGGGACGGCTACAGATTGCAGCCTGTGCAAATCAAGACCCTCTGCAAGGAACAACAG GTCTTATTCCTTTGCTAGGAATTGATGTATGGGAACATGCTTATTATCTTCAGTATAAAAATGTTCGACCTGATTATTTGAAAGCCATCTGGAACGTGATCAACTGGGAGAATGTATCTTCAAGATATGTGTCCTGCAAAAAGTAG
- the SOD2 gene encoding superoxide dismutase [Mn], mitochondrial isoform X1: MLCRLASAGRSSAKLVAPLGCLVSRQKHTLPDLPYDYGALEPHINAEIMQLHHNKHHATYVNNLNVAEEKYKEALAKGDVTAQVSLQPAIKFNGGGHINHTIFWTNLSPNGGGEPKGELMEAIKRDFGSFANFKEKLTAVSVGVQGSGWGWLGYNKEQGRLQIAACANQDPLQGTTGLIPLLGIDVWEHAYYLQYKNVRPDYLKAIWNVINWENVSSRYVSCKK, encoded by the exons ATGTTGTGCCGCCTCGCGTCGGCGGGCAG aagCAGTGCTAAGTTGGTAGCGCCATTGGGATGCTTGGTCTCCAGACAAAAGCACACTCTCCCAGACTTGCCATATGACTATGGGGCTCTTGAACCTCATATTAACGCAGAAATCATGCAGTTGCACCATAACAAACATCATGCTACTTACGTTAACAACCTGAATGTTGCAGAGGAGAAGTACAAAGAGGCACTCGCAAAAG GTGATGTTACAGCTCAGGTGTCTCTTCAGCCTGCGATTAAGTTCAATGGTGGGGGTCATATCAATCACACAATCTTCTGGACTAACCTTTCTCCTAATGGAGGAGGAGAGCCTAAAG gagaattGATGGAAGCCATCAAGCGTGACTTTGGTTCCTTTGCGAACTTCAAGGAGAAGCTGACAGCTGTATCAGTTGGCGTCCAGGGATCAGGCTGGGGGTGGCTTGGGTATAACAAAGAGCAGGGACGGCTACAGATTGCAGCCTGTGCAAATCAAGACCCTCTGCAAGGAACAACAG GTCTTATTCCTTTGCTAGGAATTGATGTATGGGAACATGCTTATTATCTTCAGTATAAAAATGTTCGACCTGATTATTTGAAAGCCATCTGGAACGTGATCAACTGGGAGAATGTATCTTCAAGATATGTGTCCTGCAAAAAGTAG